The nucleotide window ATGAAAATGCAGGCTGGAATTGAAAATGTTGGCCTGCCAATTTTAGATAATATGCGGCCTTACGCTGACTGTTTCGGAACGCATAAGAATTGGGATCATGAAATAGAGTGGAATGCCGAAGCCGATCATCTTCACTCAGGATCTGTTCAACAAATTCTGGATATTTCTCTGCTTCATCAATTTGATCTTGATAGGTCTGCAAGCTTATTTCATCTCTAGCTTGGGCTAAACTTATCCATGATGTTCCATCTTCCTTTTGCAGAAGCAAGAAAGCCGTGGTTAAACAATGCATCACCAGAATCAAAATAACTGCTTTCTGAAAAGCAGAACTTGCCAGACATTTCTTTATTTCATAGCGAATTATGTCCATAATTGTTCATCCTCAAAATTATTCATGTATAAATCTTCCAATGTCGGAGAAACTGCTTCTTTTCCTGGCCACTTTTCTTTAGAGATTAACCTTACCGCATATCCCTTCGTTTTTTTCTGAATTCCAGTGACACAATATTCTTGCTTCAATTTTTCACAGGTCTCTTCATTACAGTCTATTTCATAAACATAATTAGAAAATGTCCGAGTCAATTCCTGCATCGTTCCCTTTTGAATGATTTGTCCCTTTTTGAGAAAAATAAACTGATCAGCAATCAATTCAACATCGCTGATTACATGGGTTGCGTAAATAATAATCTTCTCTTTAGAGAGCTGCGCCAGAATTTTTCTTACCTGAACACGCTGCATTGGATCCAACCCCGCCGTCGGTTCATCTAAAACAATCACTTTCGGATCCTTTAAAAGCGTCGCTGCCAACAGGAGTCTTTGTTTCATCCCACCTGAATATTCTCTTATTCGCTTCTGTCGATCCTGCCATAAAGATACCTGAGTTAAACCTTTTTCAATCTCTGATTTTATCTGATTCCGCGGGATTTCTTTTAACGACGCAAAATATCCCATGAAATCATAGCCTGTAAAATCTTCATACAAACGCTGATTCTGCGGCATGTAGCCAAGACAATGATTAAAGAGAACTCGGCATTCATCAATAGGCTGATCATTATATAAAATCTCTCCGGCGGTTTTCTCAATATTTCCAGCTAAGATATTCATCAATGTTGATTTTCCTGCACCATTTGGCCCAAGCAGTCCGTAAATTCCTTCGTCAAGAGACAGATTGACATGATCTAAAGCAAGTTTAGCGTTATATTGCTTCGTTAAATCTTTCATTTCTAGTTTCATGATTTTCACCAATCCAAACCGATAATAGGTTTAGCGAGTTCAAATTCCTGATTAAAATAAGCTTCTTTATCCAGATAGTACCAATAGGAATCTACCTCTTCCCCCTGAATTAACTTTTTTCCGATAAAATACTGATCATTGCTGTCAGCGATCGAAAATTGCTGACCTTCTTTATTAAAATCAGGAAAATTCTGTTCCTTTTCAACATCAAAAAAACCGTACATTATTTTTTCTGGTCTTTGTTTCATGTCTACCGTCATATTGAAATAAAAAACTTTTCCCTGATCATAGTATCTAAGTTCAATCGGTTCTGAATTCTCTAAAAGCAGACGTTTGCTCTGTTGTTGATAATTAAGTTCTATCAGAGAATAATTTTGATCTAAGTAATATAAGCAGTGTTTTTCAAGATCAATATTCTTTTCAGAGGCTATTCTGATCTTCTCAGCCTCCTCCAAAACAAGTGTTTCTTTCGTTTCAATATTGTAGCAGCTTAAAACTTCTTTTGGATTTTCATCACTCTTCGAGTCTTGTACAGTTTTATAGAAAACTTTTTCATGATCTACTGCGATAAGTTTTCGATGCTGAGGATCCTGAATTAAAACAGGCTCATAAATCAGATTTAATGAATTATCCTTTAAATCAAAATAAGCCAGTTGACCTTCTTCAACAAATGATCCATTTTTTTGAAATTGCGTACCAATAATTTCAAAATAGATTTTTTGATCATGATAAATAAATGAATAGTTATCCGGCATAATTTCATTGTATTTTTTATTTTTATACTGATAAAGTTCTTTTACGTTATTGCCATCAGGATCCATCCGCATCAAGGACAGATAGTTCTCATCATGGTAAACGTAATAAATGAAATCATTATAATAGGCGATTCCTGCTACATAAGCCGGATACATGTGTGGATCTTTTTTCATATTTTTGTCAGGAATACTGATCACTTTTCCTGTTGCAAAATCAAAATAGGCCATTCCCGTTTCTTCATTGCCAAATTGAAAAATCCCCACATTATTAACATTACGAAAGGTCACTAAATAGTAATCTTCTTCAGATAATGCCGTAATTGCGGACTTTCCAGTGGATGAACAGCCAGCGACAAGCAGACAAATGAGAAAGAGTATTAATCCTTTTTTCATAGCTGTTTTCATGGTTCAGTTCCCCCTTCAATCGTTTCTGATTTTCGTCAAGTTAATTAAATCATCTGCGCAAACTTATTTTATTCTTTATTCAAATACCGTTGAAGCTGAGCGTTTAGATCATTTCTGATCTCTTCAATTCGAGTGCCTTTCATGACCTCTTTATACAAGTCCATATCAACGAACTGCGGAGCGTTGTAAGCGGTAAAGTATTCATTATGTTTGACAACTAGATCTTGCATTTCGTCAAAGTAATCGCTGAAATCAAACGTAAAACCAAAAGCACAGGATTTATTTAATGATTCATAAAAAGCTTGGTGATTTTCTTTCGTTAAATCCTGAGGCAGCGAAGAATTTTTCACAATATAGGGATTACCGGTGCCAAAAAACATTTTTTCGCCTGGTTTTACTCCATCAGGAAAAAAGACACGACTTAATTCAGGATCACTGTACAACAAGCCAAAGAAATTCATAACTTCATCTTTTCTGTCACACCAGGAAGGAATTGCTAATCCCCAATAGGGAATAACATTCAAGAATTCAAAATTTTCTTCTACTGTAATTCGACTATTTTCCTGGCTTCCCACGACATAGTCATACCAAATCACTGCATTAGTATCTTCAAAGGATGGATCAAACACATAATAGCCATTCTGATATAACGATTGAAAAGTGTTTAATGAATCCATCCATTCTTCACATTCATAAATAATTTTAACGGTTTGCGTTTTTTCATCAATAATATAGGGGCTGACTTGTAATGAATTCCCACATACTGGCGTCAAATATGGAAAGTTATACATCATTATAAATGGATTATAAAATAAAAGTTGATCTTGTTTTGTATCACCGATTTCCTGTAATCGTTCTTGATATTGAGAAAGACTATAATTGTCTTTTATGGAACTTTCTTGTTGAAAAAAGGAATGATCCAAAGCCATATAAGCAACACGATCAAAGCAACTTTGCTTTGTTTCTATCAAATCAAACAGTGAACCCGGAATAAAATATGATTTTCCTTCAATTTTTTGCGATTCAAATACGATTTCCGGATACGCATTATAAACAATTTTCCCAGCCTCTGTATTCACAAAATAAGCGTCTAAATCAGTAAGCAGACCTTCATCTACTAAATATGTTCTTGAGAAATCCATATTCCCTAATTGATTTACATTTATAATATCAATATTTTGATGATCATCCCTGGCTTTTTTTAAATATTCCAATAAACGAGTAGACATCGAGGTATAAGACAAATTCTCCGATTCTAAATCATACGGAATAACATCAACTAAGCTAACAAAATTGATTTGATAACCAGAATTACTTTTCAGCAGATAATCATTGATCTCTTCATTTCGCTCTTTTATTGAATAATCTCCAATCATATAATACCAATTCAGTGTGATTACAGATTGATGGATATTCTGGGGAATATTACTGACACAGCCGGTATTGATCAGAAACAAAACTAGAAGTCCAATAATTGTTTTTCTTTTTAACATCATTGTCCCCCCCTCCTTCTTCAATCGTTTATGAATTTTATGGACACTAATTCATGGTAAGGATACCTCTTTTCGCACATTAGAGACTATTTTCCTGACAGATAAATTTGTAATTGATTATTGAGATCATCCCTGATTTCTTCAATTCTCGTCTCTTTCATGACCTCTTTGTAAAGTTCCATATCAATTAGTTCCGGTGCATTATACGATGTAAAATATTCATTATGTTTTACGACAAGATCCTGCATTTCTTCAAAATAATGACTAAAATCAAATGTAAGACCAAAAGCACAGGATTTATTTGACGCTTCGTAAAACTTCTGGTGATTTTCTTTGGTTAAATCTTGAGGCAGTGTGGAATTCTCTACAATATATGGATTTCCATAACCAAAATACATTTTTTCTTCAGGTTTTAATCCTTCGGGAAAGAATAACCGACTCAATTCAGGATCGCTGTATAATAACCCAAAGAAATCCATCACTTTTTCCTTTTTGTCACACCAGGAAGGAATCGCCAATCCCCAATAGGGAATTACATTAACATAATTGTAATTCGGTTCAATCTCAACATATTTTTTCTCTTGATCATGATCATAATAGTCATAATGAATAATTTCATCGGTATCTTTATGATCTATATCATATACATAATAATCATCTTGATATAATGATTGAAATGTAACTAATGAATTCAACCAATCCTCGCATTCATAAATAATCTTAACTGTTTGTGTATTCTCATCGATGACAAATGGGCTAACACGCAGTGAACTTCCACAAACAGGCGTTAAGTGAGGATAATTATTCATGATTCTAAATGAATTATAAAACAACAATTGATTCTCATTATGATCCCCTATCGCACGTAAGAAATCATTATATTGTGAGAGATCATATCCCAATGGCTCATTAAATTGATACTGTTTTAATGCATCTTCCTTTATTGCCATATAAGAAACACCTTCTAGACAGCTTTTTTTGAATTCAATTAAATCAAACAAATAACCCGGAATAGAATAAGAACTGCCATAAATTTTTTGTGATTCAAATACAATTTCAGGGTATGCATCATATACAATTT belongs to Holdemania massiliensis and includes:
- a CDS encoding ABC transporter substrate-binding protein: MMLKRKTIIGLLVLFLINTGCVSNIPQNIHQSVITLNWYYMIGDYSIKERNEEINDYLLKSNSGYQINFVSLVDVIPYDLESENLSYTSMSTRLLEYLKKARDDHQNIDIINVNQLGNMDFSRTYLVDEGLLTDLDAYFVNTEAGKIVYNAYPEIVFESQKIEGKSYFIPGSLFDLIETKQSCFDRVAYMALDHSFFQQESSIKDNYSLSQYQERLQEIGDTKQDQLLFYNPFIMMYNFPYLTPVCGNSLQVSPYIIDEKTQTVKIIYECEEWMDSLNTFQSLYQNGYYVFDPSFEDTNAVIWYDYVVGSQENSRITVEENFEFLNVIPYWGLAIPSWCDRKDEVMNFFGLLYSDPELSRVFFPDGVKPGEKMFFGTGNPYIVKNSSLPQDLTKENHQAFYESLNKSCAFGFTFDFSDYFDEMQDLVVKHNEYFTAYNAPQFVDMDLYKEVMKGTRIEEIRNDLNAQLQRYLNKE
- a CDS encoding ABC transporter ATP-binding protein, whose protein sequence is MKLEMKDLTKQYNAKLALDHVNLSLDEGIYGLLGPNGAGKSTLMNILAGNIEKTAGEILYNDQPIDECRVLFNHCLGYMPQNQRLYEDFTGYDFMGYFASLKEIPRNQIKSEIEKGLTQVSLWQDRQKRIREYSGGMKQRLLLAATLLKDPKVIVLDEPTAGLDPMQRVQVRKILAQLSKEKIIIYATHVISDVELIADQFIFLKKGQIIQKGTMQELTRTFSNYVYEIDCNEETCEKLKQEYCVTGIQKKTKGYAVRLISKEKWPGKEAVSPTLEDLYMNNFEDEQLWT